In Fluviispira sanaruensis, a genomic segment contains:
- the ftsY gene encoding signal recognition particle-docking protein FtsY, with protein sequence MNNMTSDQFMIAASVVVTILAILFITNLILNRKKSPPKSLPKESIRESLIELTERKKQEVPLVQKTHEQTQVVAPEQPVKVIVDEKKWFDRLKGGLRRTHSQIINGLDEFFTTKSDKVTRDQTLEHLFEILIQADIGVKTSDLLVEKVKSRLTKDDYSDPNKFKTILKEEIFNILSSTKANPKGEIEKPMLSLSENKVPHIVLMVGVNGVGKTTTTGKLAYKAHLRGQKVVIGAADTFRAAAIEQLSVWADRSKAHMIRLKEGADPASVAFETVKKASETNADVCLIDTAGRLQNRQDLMQELAKIGRVVAKENPDAPHEVLLVLDATTGQNALQQAKVFRDVVNITGLVLTKLDGTAKGGIAIAIAAELGLPIRYVGVGESVEDLEIFEAHEFVSALFTE encoded by the coding sequence ATGAATAATATGACAAGCGATCAGTTTATGATTGCAGCAAGTGTAGTTGTCACTATACTTGCTATTTTATTTATTACAAATTTAATTTTAAATCGCAAAAAATCGCCGCCAAAATCATTGCCGAAAGAATCTATTCGCGAAAGTCTAATAGAGCTAACGGAACGAAAAAAGCAAGAAGTTCCCTTAGTCCAAAAAACTCATGAGCAAACTCAGGTTGTAGCACCAGAGCAACCAGTAAAAGTTATTGTTGATGAAAAGAAATGGTTTGATCGTTTAAAGGGCGGTTTAAGAAGAACTCATTCACAAATAATTAATGGATTGGATGAATTTTTTACTACGAAAAGTGATAAAGTAACACGCGATCAAACTCTTGAGCATCTTTTTGAAATTCTCATACAGGCTGACATTGGAGTAAAAACATCCGATCTTTTGGTTGAAAAAGTTAAAAGTAGACTCACAAAAGATGATTATTCTGACCCAAATAAATTTAAAACTATTTTAAAAGAAGAAATTTTTAATATTTTATCATCTACGAAAGCTAATCCTAAAGGTGAAATTGAAAAACCTATGCTCAGCCTTTCGGAAAATAAAGTTCCACATATTGTATTAATGGTGGGTGTGAATGGGGTTGGTAAGACGACTACAACTGGGAAACTTGCATATAAAGCACATCTTAGAGGACAAAAAGTTGTTATTGGTGCAGCCGATACTTTTCGTGCAGCTGCTATTGAACAGCTTTCTGTTTGGGCGGATCGTTCTAAAGCACATATGATTCGCTTAAAAGAAGGAGCAGATCCCGCATCTGTGGCATTTGAAACGGTTAAAAAGGCATCTGAAACGAATGCCGATGTGTGCCTGATCGACACTGCAGGCAGGCTGCAAAATAGACAGGATCTCATGCAAGAGCTTGCTAAAATAGGCCGAGTGGTTGCAAAAGAAAATCCCGATGCTCCCCATGAAGTTCTTCTTGTGCTCGATGCCACGACAGGACAAAATGCTTTGCAACAAGCCAAAGTCTTCCGTGATGTCGTTAACATTACGGGTCTCGTACTGACAAAACTCGACGGCACTGCCAAAGGTGGGATAGCCATAGCAATTGCGGCAGAATTGGGATTGCCTATTCGCTATGTTGGTGTAGGTGAGTCTGTTGAGGATCTCGAAATATTTGAAGCCCATGAATTTGTCAGTGCTTTATTCACTGAGTGA
- a CDS encoding VOC family protein: MSFNTPWIKGIGHLAIIIDDLEKGKWFFGEVLQSSFYMYKGEQIMVEMGSSVFVAKLSKDAVDKTRQVGQFGKQVLDHYGFQAESPSQVDAFCQRMQSFQLEIVREPHDRSDGRAFYFRDPFGNLVEYFWYNRKKDHE, encoded by the coding sequence ATGTCATTTAATACTCCGTGGATAAAAGGGATTGGTCATCTTGCAATCATTATTGATGATCTTGAAAAAGGCAAATGGTTTTTCGGTGAGGTATTACAGTCGAGTTTCTACATGTACAAAGGTGAACAGATCATGGTTGAAATGGGTTCATCGGTTTTCGTTGCAAAACTTTCAAAGGATGCTGTAGACAAAACAAGACAAGTGGGGCAATTTGGAAAACAAGTTCTTGATCATTACGGTTTTCAAGCAGAATCTCCATCACAAGTCGATGCTTTTTGTCAGCGAATGCAAAGTTTTCAATTGGAAATAGTTCGAGAACCGCACGATCGTTCTGATGGTCGTGCATTTTATTTCCGAGATCCTTTTGGGAATCTTGTAGAGTATTTTTGGTATAATAGGAAAAAAGATCATGAATAA
- a CDS encoding DUF1573 domain-containing protein: MSCKKDYTKAGGKITCENRDHNMCFSKRVRFFLTRIFCVFIFYQVSFSANAIEPMIDLNLQGQVPRVEFDSTRFDFGEIYRGQKVSHMYRFQNTGNGTLVFSSIHAACGCINTKIYSKDGSTIKNVFKSGESGYVHVEFNSRDFSGNIVKPITLETNMGSSSPTVTLTVTATVLQELTAAPTLLYVGKIQSDIPKSFLLNMNLISRGKPYTAKEEINYIDTAKSDVEATSFSSQIKENILADNEPFKIIAVESSVPFIRVKLLSQTSAHSAQISVQIDDKSIPIGPISAKIKVWNNSLYYKDYEIPVIGESVGHVQVSAKYVEFGVVNELRPSERVITFKSLDKNFTVTGVKVELKKLPELKSLKDSELFEIKKDKLSPTNAANDGSNHSSFVVSFKLLYPKKRDEIKESDGSPGVNVSGFFVVKTNDPDYKEITVPFFGVLRKEP, from the coding sequence TTGAGCTGTAAAAAAGATTATACCAAAGCGGGTGGCAAGATAACATGTGAAAATAGGGATCACAACATGTGTTTTTCTAAAAGAGTCAGATTTTTCTTAACAAGAATTTTTTGTGTCTTTATTTTTTATCAAGTTTCTTTTTCTGCAAATGCAATAGAACCCATGATCGATCTCAACTTACAAGGACAGGTTCCACGCGTTGAGTTTGACTCGACACGCTTTGACTTTGGTGAAATTTATCGAGGGCAAAAAGTGAGTCATATGTACCGTTTTCAAAACACAGGAAATGGGACCCTTGTTTTTAGTAGTATCCATGCAGCATGTGGTTGTATAAATACTAAAATATATTCAAAAGATGGCAGCACAATAAAAAATGTTTTTAAATCTGGCGAGAGCGGTTACGTTCATGTTGAATTTAACTCGAGAGATTTTTCTGGAAACATAGTGAAACCGATTACTTTAGAAACAAATATGGGATCATCCTCCCCCACTGTTACTTTAACTGTCACTGCAACTGTTTTACAGGAATTAACTGCTGCTCCAACTCTTTTATATGTGGGAAAAATCCAAAGTGATATTCCAAAATCTTTTTTATTAAATATGAATTTAATTTCACGTGGTAAGCCTTATACAGCAAAAGAAGAAATAAATTATATTGACACAGCAAAATCAGATGTAGAAGCGACATCTTTTTCGAGTCAAATAAAAGAAAATATTTTAGCTGACAATGAGCCTTTCAAAATCATTGCTGTTGAATCCAGTGTGCCGTTTATTAGAGTTAAATTACTGTCTCAAACATCGGCGCACAGTGCTCAAATATCTGTGCAAATCGATGATAAATCTATTCCTATTGGCCCCATCAGTGCAAAAATAAAAGTTTGGAATAATTCTCTCTATTATAAAGATTATGAAATACCTGTCATTGGCGAATCTGTCGGGCATGTGCAAGTTTCGGCAAAATATGTTGAATTTGGAGTTGTTAATGAATTGAGGCCCTCAGAGCGTGTTATTACCTTTAAATCTTTAGATAAAAACTTTACTGTCACAGGTGTTAAGGTGGAGTTAAAAAAACTTCCAGAATTGAAAAGTCTCAAAGATTCAGAGCTATTTGAAATAAAAAAAGACAAACTCTCACCAACAAATGCAGCTAATGATGGGAGTAATCACTCGTCTTTTGTAGTATCATTTAAGCTTCTTTATCCAAAAAAGCGAGATGAAATTAAAGAATCAGACGGGTCTCCTGGGGTCAATGTTTCTGGATTTTTTGTTGTCAAAACCAATGATCCCGATTACAAAGAGATTACTGTGCCGTTTTTTGGCGTGCTAAGGAAAGAGCCATGA
- the lnt gene encoding apolipoprotein N-acyltransferase, whose protein sequence is MVSIKSSILKYFALILSAILVSMGFPGYVFPLLGIGAFIPFALIPLILAIKTLPRKYPEHSNLKKHFAQISPRKRAFSAFFAIWFFGFILQLIAFFWISQPIIYFSTLKPYFAYPLYAAISLCTSLYFPFLFSPLILQTWLESKYSNKKLPIIAIAMTMTLFEIIAPRFFNWTFGSLMHSETQINQISSVFGFNIISFFIFYTSLSLSDALLKFSKNKSLLISISCINLILWGIIFTFGYFRINAINESLLNAKTTRIAFVQPNFTFNSIASIPLPSLTSQQQNLARLIEMSRETVQKSIAKDGKKPDLIIWPESGTHSFFTLDNAEIAATKQFSASVQVPILVQATKWDKEDLKKVGYEKARVWSSSFLIRPDGSKSKDFDKWVPMPFGESVPFENYFPKIGIYYRNIFENASKVEIGTSYDALAYTEKDFVAPLICFDSIDPNLPRLETLKGKASLFVNQANFVWMVKSNAGLEFSILNKFRSIENARSLVMVSNTGPTMAFDPLGRVILQPTPLLTQETGYVDVPISNEITIYTLLSNWPLIILGILSLIWLFIAANKSTYDNY, encoded by the coding sequence ATGGTATCAATAAAATCAAGTATTCTAAAGTATTTTGCTCTCATACTAAGCGCCATTCTCGTTTCGATGGGATTTCCTGGTTATGTTTTTCCTTTGCTAGGAATTGGAGCATTCATTCCTTTTGCACTGATTCCACTCATCCTTGCAATAAAAACACTCCCACGAAAATACCCAGAGCACTCAAATTTAAAAAAACATTTTGCCCAAATCAGCCCAAGAAAACGTGCATTCAGCGCATTTTTTGCCATTTGGTTTTTTGGCTTTATATTACAGCTTATTGCATTTTTCTGGATTTCACAGCCCATAATTTATTTTAGCACTTTAAAGCCCTATTTTGCATACCCTCTTTATGCTGCCATTTCTTTATGCACTTCGCTTTATTTTCCATTTTTATTTTCACCACTCATTTTGCAAACATGGCTTGAGTCCAAATATAGTAATAAAAAACTACCAATTATTGCAATCGCAATGACGATGACACTTTTTGAAATCATTGCACCTAGATTCTTTAATTGGACTTTTGGCAGTCTCATGCACTCTGAAACACAAATAAATCAAATATCCAGCGTTTTCGGATTTAATATTATTTCATTTTTTATTTTTTATACAAGCCTTTCATTATCCGATGCTTTGCTCAAATTTTCTAAAAATAAAAGTTTACTTATCTCTATATCATGTATCAATTTAATACTCTGGGGCATTATTTTTACTTTTGGATATTTCCGCATAAATGCTATAAATGAATCTTTATTAAATGCAAAAACAACTCGAATAGCATTTGTTCAACCCAACTTTACGTTTAACTCTATCGCTTCAATTCCACTTCCCTCTTTAACATCGCAACAACAAAATTTAGCGAGACTCATCGAAATGAGCCGTGAAACAGTGCAAAAATCGATTGCAAAAGATGGAAAAAAACCCGACCTTATTATTTGGCCTGAGAGTGGGACTCATAGTTTCTTTACTTTAGATAATGCTGAAATTGCAGCAACCAAACAATTTTCAGCATCAGTTCAAGTACCAATTTTAGTGCAAGCTACAAAATGGGATAAAGAGGATCTTAAAAAAGTCGGTTATGAAAAAGCACGGGTTTGGTCTTCATCCTTTCTAATTCGCCCTGATGGCTCGAAGAGCAAAGATTTTGACAAATGGGTGCCCATGCCTTTTGGTGAGTCTGTTCCTTTTGAAAATTATTTTCCAAAAATCGGAATTTATTATAGAAATATATTCGAAAATGCGAGTAAAGTTGAAATTGGAACCAGTTACGATGCTTTAGCCTATACGGAAAAAGATTTCGTTGCACCACTCATTTGCTTTGACTCAATCGATCCAAATCTTCCTCGCCTCGAAACTTTAAAAGGTAAGGCTAGTCTTTTTGTTAATCAGGCCAATTTTGTTTGGATGGTAAAAAGCAATGCTGGACTAGAATTTAGTATACTCAATAAATTTCGCTCCATTGAAAACGCACGAAGTCTTGTGATGGTTTCTAACACGGGACCAACAATGGCATTCGATCCACTAGGTCGAGTCATCTTACAGCCAACTCCGCTTTTAACTCAAGAAACTGGATATGTTGATGTTCCTATTTCAAATGAAATCACAATATATACCCTCTTATCTAATTGGCCTCTTATTATATTAGGAATTTTATCACTTATTTGGCTATTTATTGCAGCAAACAAGAGCACATATGATAATTACTGA
- a CDS encoding AAA family ATPase has translation MIITDKKEKGLLSERLRPSLAKQNYLLGSAKKIWERDLKQWRNSHKFHIILWGPPGSGKTTLARMLGEDSGIHFVTLSAVRDGVKEIKNAVEKNPGALIFIDEIHRLSRNQQDILLPILEYSEAWIIGATTESPTTELSPPILSRVRSIYITPLNEDDITQGLLHGYEFLKNNEEEFQNKSFDEFKINKQIIPKISQMSGGDLRFALNLFENIIHCKTEDEENDVFKNSLKAFTNKNHYDFISAMIKSMRGSDPDAALFYAITALDKGEDPIFIARRCVIFASEDVGNADPQALSLAVNAYKAIECIGMPEGRIPLAQVVTYLASTMKSNKAYLAIERVRNWRKQAEENGYSLQPPNEITIKGKSQYKYPHNFENSFVYFDYLPKDISKIKQKERVAAYLPSDYGTELRLKNRLADLWKKPNKVENN, from the coding sequence ATGATAATTACTGATAAAAAAGAAAAAGGACTGTTGTCTGAAAGATTAAGGCCATCATTGGCAAAACAAAATTATTTATTGGGTTCTGCAAAAAAAATTTGGGAGCGAGATCTTAAGCAATGGCGTAATTCTCACAAATTCCATATTATCTTATGGGGGCCTCCTGGCTCAGGTAAGACAACTTTAGCTCGTATGCTTGGTGAAGATTCAGGTATTCATTTTGTGACCCTATCAGCTGTTCGCGATGGGGTTAAAGAGATTAAAAATGCGGTTGAAAAGAATCCAGGAGCACTTATTTTTATCGATGAAATTCATCGTCTTAGTAGAAATCAACAAGACATTCTCCTCCCTATCCTTGAATATTCTGAAGCTTGGATCATAGGAGCAACAACGGAATCCCCGACAACAGAACTTTCGCCACCTATTTTAAGTCGAGTGAGAAGTATTTATATTACTCCGTTGAACGAAGATGATATCACTCAAGGTTTATTGCATGGGTATGAGTTCTTAAAAAATAATGAAGAAGAATTTCAGAATAAATCTTTTGATGAATTTAAAATAAATAAACAGATTATTCCAAAAATTTCTCAAATGAGTGGAGGTGATTTGCGCTTTGCCTTAAATTTATTTGAAAATATTATTCATTGTAAAACTGAAGACGAAGAAAATGATGTATTTAAAAACTCATTAAAAGCATTTACAAATAAAAATCATTACGATTTTATAAGCGCTATGATTAAAAGTATGCGTGGAAGTGATCCCGACGCTGCACTATTTTATGCTATTACAGCCCTCGATAAAGGTGAAGATCCCATTTTTATAGCCAGACGCTGTGTCATTTTTGCTAGTGAAGATGTTGGCAATGCAGATCCACAGGCACTTTCTTTAGCAGTAAATGCATATAAAGCGATTGAATGCATTGGCATGCCCGAAGGCAGAATTCCTTTGGCTCAAGTTGTTACTTATTTAGCCAGCACGATGAAAAGTAACAAAGCTTATCTTGCAATCGAAAGAGTGAGAAACTGGCGTAAACAAGCAGAGGAAAATGGCTATTCATTACAGCCCCCAAATGAAATAACTATCAAAGGTAAAAGCCAATATAAATACCCACACAATTTCGAAAATTCTTTTGTTTATTTTGACTATTTACCAAAAGATATTTCTAAGATTAAACAGAAGGAAAGAGTAGCTGCGTATTTACCTTCCGATTATGGCACTGAATTACGTCTTAAAAATCGCCTGGCAGATCTATGGAAAAAGCCTAATAAAGTAGAAAATAATTAA
- the rplI gene encoding 50S ribosomal protein L9 — protein sequence MLVLLQANVPNLGHIGDLVKVKSGYARNFLFPRELAVLADERNKKLLEHQRRQAEMKKQKELAAATELAATISALSLTIQKPVGEEDKIFGTVTTQELADAFRAAGHEIDRRMITIIDEIKLVGVYKGSVKLHPEVSAQFNIWVVAQN from the coding sequence ATGCTCGTACTTTTGCAAGCAAATGTACCAAACTTAGGTCATATTGGTGACCTTGTTAAAGTAAAGTCAGGATATGCTAGAAATTTTCTTTTTCCACGCGAACTTGCTGTTTTAGCGGATGAAAGAAATAAAAAATTGCTTGAGCACCAACGCCGTCAAGCTGAAATGAAGAAGCAAAAAGAACTTGCTGCAGCAACTGAACTTGCAGCAACTATCAGTGCTCTTTCCTTAACGATTCAAAAACCAGTTGGTGAAGAAGATAAAATCTTTGGAACAGTTACAACTCAAGAACTTGCAGATGCGTTCCGTGCTGCTGGCCATGAAATTGATCGTCGGATGATTACAATTATCGATGAAATCAAGCTAGTAGGTGTTTATAAAGGTTCCGTTAAGCTTCATCCAGAAGTTTCTGCTCAATTCAATATTTGGGTTGTTGCACAAAACTAA
- the rpsF gene encoding 30S ribosomal protein S6 codes for MREYEAMIIAKADLPEAELSKMVSKWETIIGTDGGQVVKKDTWGVRRLAYPINKQNRGNYFVYDVATNQANIHELERVLKLEENVLRSMVIKLADNVNVENRRLELQQQAEAAAQRAAEAAREKAESESLGARRGRDDE; via the coding sequence ATGCGTGAATATGAAGCAATGATTATTGCCAAGGCTGATTTGCCTGAAGCTGAACTATCCAAGATGGTTTCTAAATGGGAGACTATCATTGGAACTGACGGTGGACAAGTTGTCAAAAAAGACACTTGGGGTGTACGCCGCCTTGCTTATCCTATCAATAAGCAAAATCGTGGAAACTACTTCGTTTATGATGTAGCGACCAATCAAGCAAATATCCACGAGCTTGAACGTGTTTTAAAACTCGAAGAAAATGTTCTTCGTTCAATGGTTATCAAACTTGCAGACAATGTAAATGTTGAAAATCGTCGTTTAGAACTTCAACAACAAGCAGAAGCAGCTGCCCAAAGAGCAGCAGAAGCGGCTCGCGAAAAAGCTGAATCTGAATCATTAGGTGCTCGTAGAGGCCGTGACGACGAATAA
- a CDS encoding NuoI/complex I 23 kDa subunit family protein, with product MGYINVSKDPEKSLKNGYLSTTLLGLGQTISVFAKQLFKLEESVTIQWPEVEYKYSERFKGAHFLTKRPDGQVRCTACFLCATNCPAQCINIVAGQAKDNGIEKYPVRFEIDILRCVFCGFCEEACPVDAIRLGPEYSMAGLPEQKWVYTKDYLLNRDEIKKQVGAKQVSKKEENTKDASVLSSLPNIHRHSGEGH from the coding sequence ATGGGATATATTAACGTTTCAAAAGACCCAGAAAAAAGCCTAAAAAATGGTTATTTGTCTACAACTTTGCTAGGTCTTGGGCAGACAATTTCCGTTTTTGCAAAACAGCTTTTTAAATTGGAAGAGTCCGTCACTATTCAATGGCCAGAAGTCGAATACAAATACTCTGAACGTTTTAAAGGCGCGCACTTTTTAACAAAAAGACCTGATGGACAAGTCCGTTGCACGGCTTGTTTTTTATGTGCAACCAATTGTCCTGCGCAATGTATAAATATTGTTGCGGGACAAGCAAAAGACAATGGTATTGAAAAATATCCAGTGCGTTTTGAAATTGATATTTTACGCTGTGTTTTTTGTGGCTTTTGCGAAGAAGCTTGCCCTGTAGACGCAATTCGTCTTGGGCCAGAATATTCTATGGCGGGTTTACCTGAACAAAAGTGGGTTTACACCAAAGATTATTTATTAAATAGAGATGAAATAAAGAAACAAGTGGGTGCAAAACAAGTTTCGAAGAAAGAAGAAAATACCAAAGACGCATCTGTACTCAGTTCTCTCCCAAATATTCATCGTCATTCAGGCGAAGGTCATTAA
- a CDS encoding 2Fe-2S iron-sulfur cluster-binding protein: MSETVTLTIDGKEVTVPKGTSIIEATEILGVEIPRFCWHPGLSVAGVCRFCMVKIEGMPKLQIACNTACTEGMKVITVSDEVKDAHKWALEFHLINHPLDCPICDQAGECELQNYYMKVGRYSSQMDEDKVLKPKALDVGDNLVLDTERCILCSRCVRFEDEVTKTSSLGIFNRGDHSVIGTFPNRKVQHNYSYNIVDICPVGAFTAKDFRFKCRVWFLNETKTICPGCSTGCNVTLYEHKNQRQYYRLKPRKNLEVNGHWMCDEGRTMYEHLNATNRLAAPIMQGKHLSWNLLSKELKQKLEKVKGNAAKVALVLTPQYTNEEYENILSSLNSILGGLPNIFVWRDSKEKFDDFDGILMRGDRNANSKGLAQTLEKKSAQAIPLSGDFSPLASANAELVIVFGPEIEKAYSQFATEVSRFAEMTNVVYFGTTLNPIAKKFSLTIPTKVFAEKNGTFVNFKGIPQKLKANPLVFPAMKGIEDIFAEMKA; encoded by the coding sequence ATGTCAGAAACTGTTACGCTAACAATTGATGGCAAAGAAGTCACTGTACCAAAAGGGACTTCAATCATTGAAGCTACAGAAATTTTAGGAGTTGAAATTCCAAGATTTTGTTGGCATCCAGGCCTATCTGTGGCGGGGGTTTGTCGCTTTTGTATGGTAAAAATTGAAGGCATGCCCAAGCTGCAGATTGCTTGCAATACCGCTTGTACGGAAGGCATGAAAGTCATCACAGTGAGCGATGAAGTCAAAGATGCACATAAATGGGCTCTTGAATTCCATCTTATCAATCACCCACTCGACTGCCCTATCTGTGATCAAGCGGGTGAGTGTGAATTACAAAATTATTATATGAAAGTGGGGCGTTATTCTTCGCAAATGGACGAAGATAAAGTGCTTAAACCCAAAGCTCTCGATGTCGGTGACAATCTTGTCCTTGATACAGAACGTTGTATTTTGTGTTCACGCTGTGTGCGCTTTGAAGATGAAGTTACCAAAACAAGTTCTCTCGGAATATTCAACCGCGGTGATCACTCTGTGATTGGCACATTTCCAAATAGAAAAGTTCAACACAATTATAGCTATAATATTGTTGATATCTGTCCAGTGGGCGCATTTACAGCAAAAGATTTTCGCTTTAAATGTCGTGTTTGGTTTCTTAATGAAACAAAAACAATTTGTCCTGGCTGCTCAACTGGCTGTAACGTTACTTTATATGAGCATAAAAACCAGAGACAATATTACCGCTTAAAACCAAGAAAAAATTTGGAAGTAAATGGCCATTGGATGTGTGATGAAGGCAGAACAATGTATGAACATTTAAATGCCACCAATCGTCTTGCAGCACCTATCATGCAGGGTAAACATTTATCTTGGAATTTATTGAGTAAAGAATTAAAACAAAAGCTTGAGAAAGTTAAGGGTAATGCTGCTAAAGTGGCATTGGTATTAACTCCACAATACACAAATGAAGAGTATGAAAATATATTATCTTCTCTCAATTCAATATTAGGTGGTCTGCCGAATATTTTTGTGTGGCGTGACAGTAAGGAAAAATTTGATGATTTTGATGGAATATTAATGCGTGGCGATCGCAATGCGAATTCAAAAGGTCTTGCACAAACTCTTGAAAAAAAATCAGCGCAAGCAATTCCTTTAAGTGGGGATTTTTCTCCACTTGCTTCAGCGAATGCAGAATTGGTCATCGTTTTTGGACCAGAAATCGAAAAAGCGTATTCACAATTTGCAACAGAAGTTTCACGTTTTGCTGAAATGACCAATGTTGTTTATTTTGGTACAACCTTAAATCCAATCGCTAAAAAGTTTTCACTTACGATTCCGACAAAAGTTTTTGCAGAAAAGAATGGAACCTTTGTCAACTTTAAGGGCATTCCGCAAAAGCTAAAAGCGAATCCACTTGTTTTCCCTGCTATGAAGGGAATTGAAGATATTTTTGCAGAAATGAAAGCGTGA
- the nuoF gene encoding NADH-quinone oxidoreductase subunit NuoF → MPVIKNEYQGRKPDEFRILLGLEGYPDSRNIKTYIEKSNGYKALEKVLKGGMSSEDVINTVKASGLRGRGGAGFPTGLKWSFVPKGPGEKYLITNFDEGEPGTYKDCYISEVTPHSLVEGKIIASYAIGAKKSYIYIRGEFHNEIRWCQEAIKEAYAAGYLGENIMGSGFTHHMDVYSGAGAYICGEETGLISSLEGKKGQPKLKPPFPAIKGYLGKPTVVNNVESLAVVPWIINNGPEAYKKFGTEKSPGTKLFNVSGPIAKPGCYELPLGYPLMRFINEDCGGLIGGKKLKAIIPGGSSAPALTAKECENLTLDYEAIAGAGSMLGSGAIIVIPEDVSMVSVLENLMDFYAHESCGQCTPCREGTGWLYKISKHILKGKGTKTDMDRMYSIANNMRGKTICVLSDAAADPARAIVTKFAHEFEPYLKG, encoded by the coding sequence ATGCCAGTTATTAAGAACGAATATCAAGGGCGTAAACCTGATGAGTTTCGTATTTTGCTTGGTCTTGAAGGGTATCCTGACTCAAGAAATATCAAAACATATATTGAAAAAAGCAATGGCTATAAAGCTTTGGAGAAAGTTCTCAAAGGTGGAATGAGCTCAGAAGATGTTATTAACACTGTGAAAGCATCGGGTTTAAGAGGTCGTGGTGGAGCAGGATTTCCAACAGGTCTGAAATGGAGTTTTGTGCCAAAAGGACCAGGGGAAAAATATCTGATTACAAACTTCGATGAAGGTGAGCCTGGCACATATAAGGATTGCTATATCTCTGAAGTCACTCCTCATTCCCTCGTTGAAGGAAAAATAATTGCATCTTATGCAATTGGTGCAAAGAAAAGTTATATCTATATTCGAGGGGAATTCCACAACGAAATTCGCTGGTGCCAAGAAGCTATTAAAGAAGCTTATGCGGCAGGCTACTTAGGCGAAAACATCATGGGTTCGGGTTTTACCCACCATATGGATGTTTACTCAGGTGCAGGAGCCTATATTTGTGGAGAAGAAACAGGACTTATCTCTTCCTTAGAAGGAAAAAAAGGCCAACCAAAATTAAAGCCACCGTTTCCAGCAATCAAAGGCTATCTTGGCAAACCCACTGTTGTGAACAACGTTGAATCCTTAGCTGTGGTTCCATGGATTATTAACAACGGACCTGAAGCTTATAAGAAATTTGGTACAGAAAAATCACCTGGAACAAAATTATTTAATGTCAGTGGACCTATTGCAAAACCTGGTTGTTATGAACTTCCGTTAGGCTACCCACTTATGCGCTTTATCAACGAAGACTGTGGCGGACTTATTGGTGGGAAAAAGCTAAAAGCTATTATTCCGGGGGGGTCTTCCGCTCCTGCCTTGACAGCAAAAGAATGTGAAAACCTAACTCTTGATTATGAAGCGATTGCAGGAGCAGGGTCCATGCTTGGTTCCGGAGCTATCATTGTCATACCTGAAGATGTCAGCATGGTGTCTGTTCTTGAAAATTTAATGGATTTTTATGCGCATGAATCCTGTGGACAATGCACGCCTTGTCGTGAAGGAACGGGTTGGCTATATAAAATTTCAAAGCATATTTTAAAAGGCAAAGGGACAAAGACGGATATGGATCGAATGTATTCAATTGCAAATAACATGCGTGGGAAAACAATTTGTGTTCTTTCCGACGCTGCTGCCGATCCTGCTCGCGCCATTGTTACTAAATTTGCACATGAATTCGAACCATATCTTAAAGGGTAA
- a CDS encoding complex I 24 kDa subunit family protein, with the protein MPIFSPELTKTIEGFLTRYETKRSSILPILHAIQDEKDWISDEDIDALEKNFGLSAVDVREVLTFYTMYRQTPPKPYRFEVCKSISCWLMGANDTIKTLRHEIEKAEKEGRPLPFEIHGVECLGQCGYAPSTLINKDRHNNVTPEKALQLLKEYSAKELPKAAVLCATNLAAKAQK; encoded by the coding sequence ATGCCAATTTTTTCACCAGAACTTACTAAAACCATTGAAGGTTTTCTAACTCGCTACGAGACAAAACGTTCGAGTATTTTACCTATTCTGCATGCGATTCAAGATGAAAAAGACTGGATATCCGATGAAGATATCGATGCTCTTGAAAAGAACTTTGGCCTTTCAGCTGTCGACGTCAGAGAAGTGCTGACTTTCTATACGATGTACAGGCAGACTCCTCCTAAGCCTTACCGCTTTGAAGTCTGTAAGAGTATTTCTTGCTGGCTGATGGGAGCGAACGACACAATTAAAACTTTGCGCCATGAAATAGAAAAAGCAGAAAAAGAAGGACGTCCACTTCCATTTGAAATTCATGGAGTCGAGTGCTTAGGGCAATGCGGATATGCACCCTCTACTCTCATAAATAAAGATCGCCATAATAACGTTACACCTGAGAAAGCTTTGCAACTTTTAAAAGAATACAGTGCAAAAGAATTGCCAAAAGCGGCAGTTCTTTGTGCTACTAATTTAGCTGCAAAAGCGCAAAAATAA